In one Cervus elaphus chromosome 9, mCerEla1.1, whole genome shotgun sequence genomic region, the following are encoded:
- the POLRMT gene encoding DNA-directed RNA polymerase, mitochondrial isoform X2 has protein sequence MSALRCGCRAAGLRRALWPKGHPGLLAEEGALGGVWARKRSLSANACEQDRRKDCGHAELLEVLEARVRQLQAEGTAEEVTVKRVAMAQAPETGGIWPPRQAPVGAEGAAPELSSHWVQKLDKDQQLIEKCWQQPEGKQPKTVEKPTWEKRLRVEPRLLSRKLAGQLQQWERKRPQSPWEEQLARLLQEAPKRLSREADEGSESRLEGQRQKLLAFLECCLLTGHLTLAHHVLAAQHSRAPQQQLLTLRMYNTVMLGWARQGSFKELMYVFFMLKDAGLAPDLLSYAAALQCMGRLDQDASTIRRCLKQMEQDGLSLQGLFSAVPLSTEERAELLRAVRKARPAFSPQPPPPPPPQVNTSPLLQEIYAKDPSVSYPRLHLSLKELQGLFRQQLGVEMATTVTVESVEKAPLLTKEVLQARKTLAALRAEWESVLSLELQKTKESEARAAAEGRLSLFPYLCLLSEKDLVGLLLQTLQALPPHGVSLLFLAHELGLRVLKRKRLRNRVEELEQRYSEYLHLLASDTQVAEPCLPRQHWEALGMPEVPPEQPWPVSVLVQLGKQLAEVLVRAVQMPSSLAVPRGPRTLIPVLYHVYAFRSFRQIGILKPHPAFTQLQETAAERTLIFESTEVPMLCPPLPWTSPHSGAFLLSPTKMMRSLEGTQQHQLLLERCPPAELHGALDALTQLGNCAWRVNGRVLDLVLDLFRDKGCPRLGVPAPPTEAPRSPEGRQAPKGRLLPEASPADKAEMRRELARRLKVAREMQSLRADALYRLSLAQHLRNHIFWLPHNMDFRGRTYPCSPHFNHLGSDLARALLEFAQGRPLGPNGLDWLKIHLVNLTGFKKRESLQARRDYADAVMEDILDSAERPMTGQKWWMEADEPWQALACCMEIAQVVHSPDPTTYISHFPVHQDGSCNGLQHYAALGRDSTGAASVNLSPSDLPQDVYSEVAAQVEVFRRQDAKQGVRVAQVLEGFISRKVVKQTVMTVVYGVTRYGGRLQIEKRLRELEDFPQEFVWEASHYLVRQVFNSLQEMFSGTRSIQRWLTESARLISLTGSAVEWITPLGVPVIQPYHRDSKVMIKGGLQSLTLSSSVDTNQKPNTLKQKNGFPPNFIHSLDSTHMMLTALHCYRKGLTFVSVHDCFWTHAADVEVMNQVCREQFVRLHSQPILQDLSRFLIKRFCSNSRTSKSMWVSELKDTLLSVPPTGTFDLEQVKRSTFFFS, from the exons ATGTCGGCGCTCCGCTGTGGCTGCAGGGCGGCGGGGCTTCGGAGGGCCCTGTGGCCGAAGGGCCACCCCGGCCTCCTGGCCGAAGAAG GGGCCCTCGGTGGCGTCTGGGCCAGGAAGAGGAGCTTGTCTGCCAACGCTTGTGAGCAGGACCGCCGGAAGGACTGCGGCCACGCAGAACTGCTGGAGG TGCTCGAGGCACGAGTGCGGCAGCTGCAGGCTGAGGGCACGGCAGAGGAGGTGACAGTGAAGAGGGTGGCCATGGCTCAGGCCCCAGAGACTGGTGGCATCTGGCCCCCCAGGCAGGCTCCAGTGGGGGCTGAAGGGGCCGCCCCCGAGCTCAGCAGCCACTGGGTGCAGAAGCTGGACAAGGATCAGCAGCTGATAGAGAAGTGCTGGCAGCAGCCGGAGGGGAAGCAGCCGAAGACGGTGGAGAAGCCGACCTGGGAGAAGCGTCTGCGCGTGGAGCCGCGGCTGCTGAGCAGGAAGCTGGCGGGCCAGCTGCAGCAGTGGGAGCGCAAGAGGCCGCAGAGCCCCTGGGAAGAGCAGCTGGCCCGGCTGCTGCAGGAGGCCCCGAAGAGGCTGAGCCGGGAGGCAGATGAGGGCTCCGAATCCCGGCTGGAGGGCCAGCGCCAGAAGCTCCTGGCCTTCCTGGAGTGCTGCCTGCTCACGGGCCACCTGACCCTGGCCCACCACGTGCTGGCTGCACAGCACAGCCGGGCCCCGCAGCAGCAGCTGCTCACGCTCCGCATGTACAACACCGTCATGCTTGGCTGGGCTCGccag GGCTCCTTCAAAGAGCTGATGTACGTGTTCTTCATGCTGAAAGATGCCGGCCTGGCTCCGGACCTGCTGTCCTATGCAGCCGCCCTGCAGTGCATGGGGCGCCTGGACCAGGATGCCAGCACCATCCGAAG ATGCCTGAAGCAGATGGAGCAGGACGGGCTGTCGCTGCAGGGGCTCTTCTCGGCTGTGCCCCTGAGCACCGAGGAGCGGGCGGAGCTCCTGCGTGCTGTGCGCAAGGCCAGGCCGGCCTTCAGCCCCCAGCCGCCACCCCCGCCTCCACCCCAGGTCAACACCTCacccctgctccaggagatctacgCCAAG GACCCCTCTGTGTCCTACCCGAGGCTGCACTTGTCCCTGAAAGAGCTGCAGGGCCTCTTCCGACAGCAGCTTGGCGTGGAGATGGCCACCACTGTCACCGTGGAGTCTGTGGAGAAGGCCCCGCTCCTGACCAAGGAGGTCCTGCAGGCG CGGAAGACCCTGGCGGCCTTGCGCGCGGAATGGGAGTCGGTGCTGTCCCTGGAGCTGCAGAAGACCAAGGAGAGTGAGGCCCGCGCTGCTGCAGAAGGCCGCCTGTCCCTCTTCCCCTACCTGTGCCTGCTCAGCGAGAAGGACTTAGTGGGGCTGCTGCTGCAG ACCCTGCAGGCGCTGCCCCCGCATGGAGTGTCGCTCCTCTTCCTGGCGCACGAGCTGGGCCTGCGTGTGTTGAAGAGGAAGCGGCTCAGGAACCGGGTGGAAGAGCTGGAGCAGCGCTATTCCGAGTACCTGCACCTGCTGGCCTCCGACACCCAG GTAGCAGAGCCCTGCCTGCCTCGCCAGCACTGGGAAGCGCTGGGCATGCCTGAGGTGCCCCCGGAGCAGCCCTGGCCTGTGTCTGTGCTGGTGCAGCTGGGCAAGCAGCTGGCAGAGGTGCTGGTGCGAGCCGTGCAGATGCCCAGCAGCCTGGCAGTGCCCCGGGGCCCCAGAACCCTCATTCCTGTGCTCTACCACGTGTATGCCTTCCGCAGCTTCCGCCAG ATTGGGATCCTAAAGCCGCACCCAGCCTTCACGCAGCTGCAGGAGACGGCAGCGGAGCGCACCCTGATCTTCGAGTCCACGGAGGTGCCCATGCTGTGCCCGCCCCTGCCCTGGACATCGCCACACTCGGGCGCCTTCCTGCTGAGCCCTACCAAGATGATGCGGTCCCTGGAGGGTACCCAGCAGCACCAGCTCCTGCTGGAGCGCTGCCCGCCCGCCGAGCTGCATGGCGCTCTGGATGCCCTCACTCAGCTGGGCAACTGTGCTTGGCGCGTCAACGGGCGCGTGCTCGACCTGGTGCTTGACCTCTTCAGAGACAAGGGCTGCCCCCGCCTGGGCGTGCCCGCCCCGCCCACCGAGGCCCCCCGGTCCCCCGAGGGCCGCCAGGCCCCCAAGGGCCGTCTGCTGCCCGAGGCCTCACCTGCTGACAAGGCGGAGATGCGGCGGGAGTTGGCACGGCGGCTGAAGGTGGCGCGGGAGATGCAGAGCCTGCGCGCAGACGCACTCTACCGCCTGTCGCTGGCCCAGCATCTGCGGAACCACATCTTCTGGCTGCCACACAACATGGACTTCCGAGGCCGTACCTATCCCTGTTCACCACACTTCAACCACCTAGGCAGCGACCTGGCCCGCGCGCTGCTAGAGTTTGCCCAGGGCCGCCCACTCGGCCCCAATGGCCTCGACTGGCTCAAGATCCACCTGGTCAACCTCACAGGGTTCAAGAAGCGCGAGTCACTGCAGGCGCGCCGCGACTACGCAGACGCGGTGATGGAGGACATCCTGGACTCAGCTGAACGACCCATGACG GGCCAGAAGTGGTGGATGGAGGCGGACGAGCCCTGGCAAGCCCTGGCTTGCTGCATGGAGATCGCCCAGGTGGTGCATTCCCCTGACCCTACCACCTACATCTCTCACTTTCCAGTTCACCAG GATGGCTCCTGTAACGGCCTCCAGCACTATGCCGCCCTGGGCCGGGACAGCACAGGGGCCGCCTCCGTCAACCTGTCTCCCTCTGACCTGCCGCAGGACGTGTACAGTGAGGTGGCTGCACAG GTGGAGGTATTCCGCAGGCAGGATGCCAAGCAGGGAGTGCGGGTGGCCCAGGTGCTGGAGGGCTTTATTAGCCGCAAGGTGGTCAAGCAAACAGTGATGACCGTGGTGTACGGGGTTACCCGCTATGGTGGCCGCCTGCAGATCGAGAAGCGCCTCCGGGAGCTTGAGGACTTCCCCCAG GAGTTCGTGTGGGAGGCATCTCACTACCTCGTGCGCCAGGTGTTCAACAGCCTCCAGGAGATGTTCTCTGGCACCCGGTCCATCCAG CGCTGGCTAACTGAGAGTGCCCGGCTCATCTCACTCACGGGCTCGGCCGTGGAGTGGATCACGCCCCTGGGCGTCCCCGTCATCCAGCCCTACCACCGAGACTCCAAGGTCATG ATAAAAGGCGGGCTCCAGAGCCTCACGTTGAGCAGCAGCGTGGACACCAACCA GAAGCCCAACAcgctgaagcagaagaatggctTCCCACCCAACTTCATCCACTCACTGGACTCCACACACATGATGCTCACTGCCCTGCACTGTTACAG GAAGGGCCTGACCTTCGTCTCGGTGCACGATTGCTTCTGGACTCATGCGGCGGATGTCGAGGTCATGAACCAG GTCTGCCGGGAGCAATTCGTCCGACTGCACAGCCAGCCCATCCTCCAAGACCTATCCAGGTTCCTTATCAAGCGGTTTTGCTCCAATTCTAG AACCTCCAAGAGCATGTGGGTCTCCGAGCTAAAGGACACGCTGCTGTCAGTGCCTCCAACAG GGACCTTTGACCTGGAGCAGGTGAAGCGCTCCACGTTCTTCTTCAGCTGA
- the POLRMT gene encoding DNA-directed RNA polymerase, mitochondrial isoform X1 has translation MSALRCGCRAAGLRRALWPKGHPGLLAEEGALGGVWARKRSLSANACEQDRRKDCGHAELLEVLEARVRQLQAEGTAEEVTVKRVAMAQAPETGGIWPPRQAPVGAEGAAPELSSHWVQKLDKDQQLIEKCWQQPEGKQPKTVEKPTWEKRLRVEPRLLSRKLAGQLQQWERKRPQSPWEEQLARLLQEAPKRLSREADEGSESRLEGQRQKLLAFLECCLLTGHLTLAHHVLAAQHSRAPQQQLLTLRMYNTVMLGWARQGSFKELMYVFFMLKDAGLAPDLLSYAAALQCMGRLDQDASTIRRCLKQMEQDGLSLQGLFSAVPLSTEERAELLRAVRKARPAFSPQPPPPPPPQVNTSPLLQEIYAKQDPSVSYPRLHLSLKELQGLFRQQLGVEMATTVTVESVEKAPLLTKEVLQARKTLAALRAEWESVLSLELQKTKESEARAAAEGRLSLFPYLCLLSEKDLVGLLLQTLQALPPHGVSLLFLAHELGLRVLKRKRLRNRVEELEQRYSEYLHLLASDTQVAEPCLPRQHWEALGMPEVPPEQPWPVSVLVQLGKQLAEVLVRAVQMPSSLAVPRGPRTLIPVLYHVYAFRSFRQIGILKPHPAFTQLQETAAERTLIFESTEVPMLCPPLPWTSPHSGAFLLSPTKMMRSLEGTQQHQLLLERCPPAELHGALDALTQLGNCAWRVNGRVLDLVLDLFRDKGCPRLGVPAPPTEAPRSPEGRQAPKGRLLPEASPADKAEMRRELARRLKVAREMQSLRADALYRLSLAQHLRNHIFWLPHNMDFRGRTYPCSPHFNHLGSDLARALLEFAQGRPLGPNGLDWLKIHLVNLTGFKKRESLQARRDYADAVMEDILDSAERPMTGQKWWMEADEPWQALACCMEIAQVVHSPDPTTYISHFPVHQDGSCNGLQHYAALGRDSTGAASVNLSPSDLPQDVYSEVAAQVEVFRRQDAKQGVRVAQVLEGFISRKVVKQTVMTVVYGVTRYGGRLQIEKRLRELEDFPQEFVWEASHYLVRQVFNSLQEMFSGTRSIQRWLTESARLISLTGSAVEWITPLGVPVIQPYHRDSKVMIKGGLQSLTLSSSVDTNQKPNTLKQKNGFPPNFIHSLDSTHMMLTALHCYRKGLTFVSVHDCFWTHAADVEVMNQVCREQFVRLHSQPILQDLSRFLIKRFCSNSRTSKSMWVSELKDTLLSVPPTGTFDLEQVKRSTFFFS, from the exons ATGTCGGCGCTCCGCTGTGGCTGCAGGGCGGCGGGGCTTCGGAGGGCCCTGTGGCCGAAGGGCCACCCCGGCCTCCTGGCCGAAGAAG GGGCCCTCGGTGGCGTCTGGGCCAGGAAGAGGAGCTTGTCTGCCAACGCTTGTGAGCAGGACCGCCGGAAGGACTGCGGCCACGCAGAACTGCTGGAGG TGCTCGAGGCACGAGTGCGGCAGCTGCAGGCTGAGGGCACGGCAGAGGAGGTGACAGTGAAGAGGGTGGCCATGGCTCAGGCCCCAGAGACTGGTGGCATCTGGCCCCCCAGGCAGGCTCCAGTGGGGGCTGAAGGGGCCGCCCCCGAGCTCAGCAGCCACTGGGTGCAGAAGCTGGACAAGGATCAGCAGCTGATAGAGAAGTGCTGGCAGCAGCCGGAGGGGAAGCAGCCGAAGACGGTGGAGAAGCCGACCTGGGAGAAGCGTCTGCGCGTGGAGCCGCGGCTGCTGAGCAGGAAGCTGGCGGGCCAGCTGCAGCAGTGGGAGCGCAAGAGGCCGCAGAGCCCCTGGGAAGAGCAGCTGGCCCGGCTGCTGCAGGAGGCCCCGAAGAGGCTGAGCCGGGAGGCAGATGAGGGCTCCGAATCCCGGCTGGAGGGCCAGCGCCAGAAGCTCCTGGCCTTCCTGGAGTGCTGCCTGCTCACGGGCCACCTGACCCTGGCCCACCACGTGCTGGCTGCACAGCACAGCCGGGCCCCGCAGCAGCAGCTGCTCACGCTCCGCATGTACAACACCGTCATGCTTGGCTGGGCTCGccag GGCTCCTTCAAAGAGCTGATGTACGTGTTCTTCATGCTGAAAGATGCCGGCCTGGCTCCGGACCTGCTGTCCTATGCAGCCGCCCTGCAGTGCATGGGGCGCCTGGACCAGGATGCCAGCACCATCCGAAG ATGCCTGAAGCAGATGGAGCAGGACGGGCTGTCGCTGCAGGGGCTCTTCTCGGCTGTGCCCCTGAGCACCGAGGAGCGGGCGGAGCTCCTGCGTGCTGTGCGCAAGGCCAGGCCGGCCTTCAGCCCCCAGCCGCCACCCCCGCCTCCACCCCAGGTCAACACCTCacccctgctccaggagatctacgCCAAG CAGGACCCCTCTGTGTCCTACCCGAGGCTGCACTTGTCCCTGAAAGAGCTGCAGGGCCTCTTCCGACAGCAGCTTGGCGTGGAGATGGCCACCACTGTCACCGTGGAGTCTGTGGAGAAGGCCCCGCTCCTGACCAAGGAGGTCCTGCAGGCG CGGAAGACCCTGGCGGCCTTGCGCGCGGAATGGGAGTCGGTGCTGTCCCTGGAGCTGCAGAAGACCAAGGAGAGTGAGGCCCGCGCTGCTGCAGAAGGCCGCCTGTCCCTCTTCCCCTACCTGTGCCTGCTCAGCGAGAAGGACTTAGTGGGGCTGCTGCTGCAG ACCCTGCAGGCGCTGCCCCCGCATGGAGTGTCGCTCCTCTTCCTGGCGCACGAGCTGGGCCTGCGTGTGTTGAAGAGGAAGCGGCTCAGGAACCGGGTGGAAGAGCTGGAGCAGCGCTATTCCGAGTACCTGCACCTGCTGGCCTCCGACACCCAG GTAGCAGAGCCCTGCCTGCCTCGCCAGCACTGGGAAGCGCTGGGCATGCCTGAGGTGCCCCCGGAGCAGCCCTGGCCTGTGTCTGTGCTGGTGCAGCTGGGCAAGCAGCTGGCAGAGGTGCTGGTGCGAGCCGTGCAGATGCCCAGCAGCCTGGCAGTGCCCCGGGGCCCCAGAACCCTCATTCCTGTGCTCTACCACGTGTATGCCTTCCGCAGCTTCCGCCAG ATTGGGATCCTAAAGCCGCACCCAGCCTTCACGCAGCTGCAGGAGACGGCAGCGGAGCGCACCCTGATCTTCGAGTCCACGGAGGTGCCCATGCTGTGCCCGCCCCTGCCCTGGACATCGCCACACTCGGGCGCCTTCCTGCTGAGCCCTACCAAGATGATGCGGTCCCTGGAGGGTACCCAGCAGCACCAGCTCCTGCTGGAGCGCTGCCCGCCCGCCGAGCTGCATGGCGCTCTGGATGCCCTCACTCAGCTGGGCAACTGTGCTTGGCGCGTCAACGGGCGCGTGCTCGACCTGGTGCTTGACCTCTTCAGAGACAAGGGCTGCCCCCGCCTGGGCGTGCCCGCCCCGCCCACCGAGGCCCCCCGGTCCCCCGAGGGCCGCCAGGCCCCCAAGGGCCGTCTGCTGCCCGAGGCCTCACCTGCTGACAAGGCGGAGATGCGGCGGGAGTTGGCACGGCGGCTGAAGGTGGCGCGGGAGATGCAGAGCCTGCGCGCAGACGCACTCTACCGCCTGTCGCTGGCCCAGCATCTGCGGAACCACATCTTCTGGCTGCCACACAACATGGACTTCCGAGGCCGTACCTATCCCTGTTCACCACACTTCAACCACCTAGGCAGCGACCTGGCCCGCGCGCTGCTAGAGTTTGCCCAGGGCCGCCCACTCGGCCCCAATGGCCTCGACTGGCTCAAGATCCACCTGGTCAACCTCACAGGGTTCAAGAAGCGCGAGTCACTGCAGGCGCGCCGCGACTACGCAGACGCGGTGATGGAGGACATCCTGGACTCAGCTGAACGACCCATGACG GGCCAGAAGTGGTGGATGGAGGCGGACGAGCCCTGGCAAGCCCTGGCTTGCTGCATGGAGATCGCCCAGGTGGTGCATTCCCCTGACCCTACCACCTACATCTCTCACTTTCCAGTTCACCAG GATGGCTCCTGTAACGGCCTCCAGCACTATGCCGCCCTGGGCCGGGACAGCACAGGGGCCGCCTCCGTCAACCTGTCTCCCTCTGACCTGCCGCAGGACGTGTACAGTGAGGTGGCTGCACAG GTGGAGGTATTCCGCAGGCAGGATGCCAAGCAGGGAGTGCGGGTGGCCCAGGTGCTGGAGGGCTTTATTAGCCGCAAGGTGGTCAAGCAAACAGTGATGACCGTGGTGTACGGGGTTACCCGCTATGGTGGCCGCCTGCAGATCGAGAAGCGCCTCCGGGAGCTTGAGGACTTCCCCCAG GAGTTCGTGTGGGAGGCATCTCACTACCTCGTGCGCCAGGTGTTCAACAGCCTCCAGGAGATGTTCTCTGGCACCCGGTCCATCCAG CGCTGGCTAACTGAGAGTGCCCGGCTCATCTCACTCACGGGCTCGGCCGTGGAGTGGATCACGCCCCTGGGCGTCCCCGTCATCCAGCCCTACCACCGAGACTCCAAGGTCATG ATAAAAGGCGGGCTCCAGAGCCTCACGTTGAGCAGCAGCGTGGACACCAACCA GAAGCCCAACAcgctgaagcagaagaatggctTCCCACCCAACTTCATCCACTCACTGGACTCCACACACATGATGCTCACTGCCCTGCACTGTTACAG GAAGGGCCTGACCTTCGTCTCGGTGCACGATTGCTTCTGGACTCATGCGGCGGATGTCGAGGTCATGAACCAG GTCTGCCGGGAGCAATTCGTCCGACTGCACAGCCAGCCCATCCTCCAAGACCTATCCAGGTTCCTTATCAAGCGGTTTTGCTCCAATTCTAG AACCTCCAAGAGCATGTGGGTCTCCGAGCTAAAGGACACGCTGCTGTCAGTGCCTCCAACAG GGACCTTTGACCTGGAGCAGGTGAAGCGCTCCACGTTCTTCTTCAGCTGA